In Phycisphaerales bacterium, the sequence ACGGAAATGGCAGCCAGCGAACGGGACCGGCACGACGATCGCCGATACGACGATCGCCACGATCACCGCACACCCACCGGCATGGCCGAGATAAAACCGATGCCGCGTGCTGATGAGCAGGTTGGGGATCTTTACGGCGATCGTGCTCAGAATCGAGGCGAGCGTGAGTTGCAGGATCGGCTCGCGATGTCCGAGCCGATGCGGCGCGAGCAGCCCCCAGTAGCAACCACGCCCCCGATCGATCCGCTGCACCGCACGATCCACACGCTCAGCGACGAGGGGCTCTCGCCCGCCGAGATCGCGACGCGGGTCGAGCGGCCGGTGGGGCAAGTTGAACTGATCCTCGCGCTGCGGCGGGTCCTCTCGCCGGCGTGAAGCGGGCGCTGAATCGTCGGCTCATCGACGAGCCGCGTCGAGGGCGAGGATCTCGAACACGATGTGGGCCGCGAGAAAGGCCGTGATCCCTGCGGGATCGCGATCGGGGAGAACCTCGACGACATCGGCGCCGACTACGTCGATACCCTTGAGGGATCGCAGGAGTTCGAGTGCCTCGGTGGAACTCAGGCCGCCGACGTTGGGCGTGCCCGTGCCCGGCGCGAAGGCGGGATCGATCGCATCGATATCGAAGGTGAGATACGCCGGCCGTGAGCCAATCTCGCGGACTTTCGTGGCGAGGGAGCGCTTCCCGGCATCGGTCGCGACCTCCTCGCGAGTGAGGATCGTCACGCCATGGTCGCGGGCGAACTCGAGATCCGTCGGCGTGTTGAGCGGCCCGCGCACGCCGATGGAGACCATGGCCATCGGGTCAATCAGTTTCTCCTCGATCGCGCGCCGGAAGGGCGAAGCGTGCCCCCAGGACTCGCCCCAGACGTTGTCCACCGTGTCGAGATGGGCGTCGAAGTGCACGAGCGCGAGGGGCTGACCGACGCCCGCGTGCGTCGCCTTGATGTTCGCGTAGGCGATGGAGTGGTCGCCGCCGACGGCGAGGAGTCGTGAGGGATTCCCGGTTCCCCCGTGCGACTTGGCCTCATTCGTCGCCCACGCCGCGATTCCCTCGAGCGTTTCTTTCAGGGCGTAGGGCTGAACCGGGGCGTCACCCGCGTCGGCGATCGAGAGTTTCTCGACAACGCTCACGCGGTGCGTCATGTGGTACGACTTCACGTATTGCGATGCATCGCGAATGGCACGCGGGGCGAAGCGCGCGCCCGGGCGGTAGGTCACGCCCGAATCGAACGGCACGCCATAGAGCAGCCAGTCGATGGGCCTGTGGGCGGCGTCCACATCCTCGGCCCGCGGATACCGGCAGAAGGTCGAGATCCCCGCGAACCGGGGCGTCTGACGCGGGTCGGGGAGGATGGTCCGGGGGCCCTTCGGACTGCTGCTGTTCGTCGGCATGAGCGAGGGTAGTCGCCACGCGGCCGCTCGTGCCCGGGACTCATCTCTCGCCGCTTCGTCGATATGCTTCATGCACGTGGCGCAGCGTCGAATTCTGCATGACGAGTACTTCAAGAAGGCCAAGGCCGAGGGGTATGTCGCGCGCTCGGCGTACAAACTGCTGGAGATCCAGGAACGCTGCAAGGTCATCCGCCCGGGCGACCGCGTGCTCGACCTCGGCTGCGCCCCGGGTTCGTGGCTGCAGGTCGTCGACAAGATCGCGTGCTCCACGGCAAGGAGCGGGCGAACGGGTGCCGCCGTGGGCATCGATCTCAGCGAGACGACCGCGCCCCTGGGTCAGCGTGTCGTGACGCTCCGGGGCGACGCGTTCACCACCCCCGTTGCGGAGTATGCCGAGGCGCTCGCGAGCATCACGGGGGCGAAGGAACCACTCGACGCCTCGGCCGGGCTGTTCCATGTGATCCTCAGCGACATGGCGCCGAGCACCAGCGGGCATGGGGACGATCTGCTGTCGGCTCGTCTCTGCCGGCGCGTGCTCGATGTCGCGATGGACGCGATCGTGCCCAACGGCAACCTCGTGATGAAGATCCTCGAGGGCGCGGAGTATCCGGAAGTCCTTCGCGAGTCCAAGGCGATGTTCCGCGACGCGAAGGGGTTCAAGCCCAAGTCCAGCAGGGATGTCTCGCGAGAGATGTTCATCATCGGGCTCGGGTTCAAGGCGGCGAGGAACCTCACGC encodes:
- the speB gene encoding agmatinase; translation: MKHIDEAARDESRARAAAWRLPSLMPTNSSSPKGPRTILPDPRQTPRFAGISTFCRYPRAEDVDAAHRPIDWLLYGVPFDSGVTYRPGARFAPRAIRDASQYVKSYHMTHRVSVVEKLSIADAGDAPVQPYALKETLEGIAAWATNEAKSHGGTGNPSRLLAVGGDHSIAYANIKATHAGVGQPLALVHFDAHLDTVDNVWGESWGHASPFRRAIEEKLIDPMAMVSIGVRGPLNTPTDLEFARDHGVTILTREEVATDAGKRSLATKVREIGSRPAYLTFDIDAIDPAFAPGTGTPNVGGLSSTEALELLRSLKGIDVVGADVVEVLPDRDPAGITAFLAAHIVFEILALDAARR
- a CDS encoding RlmE family RNA methyltransferase, whose protein sequence is MHVAQRRILHDEYFKKAKAEGYVARSAYKLLEIQERCKVIRPGDRVLDLGCAPGSWLQVVDKIACSTARSGRTGAAVGIDLSETTAPLGQRVVTLRGDAFTTPVAEYAEALASITGAKEPLDASAGLFHVILSDMAPSTSGHGDDLLSARLCRRVLDVAMDAIVPNGNLVMKILEGAEYPEVLRESKAMFRDAKGFKPKSSRDVSREMFIIGLGFKAARNLTHKPHPGARLPEPHADGGGGS